In a genomic window of bacterium:
- a CDS encoding methyltransferase domain-containing protein encodes MSDRAEPSLEDRYLSMTERDGSLVHERTDALRWDAERDIVTARYGFAIRTLKRAGAKTVLDMASGLGYGTWLLWRAGFAVKGVELSEDALPVARARYPWLTFEQGNILSFEHEPVDGLVACDVIEHLSDGRAFWAAMERLLKPGGILVVTTPRGSDSRPPTNPFHVHEYTLAEFRRLLPAVPVRTLVTSLIKPARFWIALLGNERYQRMNYRLSRCFPFHYLPAYAKTFALAIRKEDLQSALRSWSE; translated from the coding sequence TTGAGTGACCGGGCCGAACCCAGCCTTGAAGACCGCTATCTCTCGATGACCGAGCGAGACGGATCGCTGGTTCACGAGCGCACCGACGCGCTGCGCTGGGACGCGGAACGCGACATCGTGACGGCCCGCTACGGCTTTGCCATCCGCACGCTGAAACGAGCGGGGGCGAAAACCGTGCTCGACATGGCCAGCGGTTTGGGTTACGGTACGTGGCTCTTGTGGCGGGCCGGTTTCGCCGTGAAAGGCGTTGAACTGTCCGAAGATGCGCTGCCGGTTGCCCGCGCCCGTTACCCGTGGCTGACTTTCGAGCAAGGCAACATTCTGTCGTTCGAACATGAGCCGGTGGACGGTCTGGTGGCCTGTGACGTGATCGAGCACCTCTCCGACGGGCGCGCGTTTTGGGCGGCGATGGAAAGGCTCTTGAAACCGGGCGGGATTCTGGTGGTGACCACGCCGCGCGGCAGCGATTCACGGCCGCCGACCAATCCGTTTCACGTGCATGAATACACGCTCGCGGAATTCCGCCGCCTGCTGCCCGCTGTGCCGGTGCGGACCTTGGTGACGAGCCTCATCAAGCCCGCGCGGTTCTGGATCGCGCTGTTGGGCAACGAACGCTACCAAAGAATGAACTACCGGCTGTCGCGCTGCTTTCCGTTCCATTATTTACCCGCGTACGCCAAGACCTTCGCACTGGCCATTCGAAAGGAAGATTTGCAAAGCGCATTGCGGAGTTGGTCCGAATGA